One Trichoderma asperellum chromosome 5, complete sequence genomic region harbors:
- a CDS encoding uncharacterized protein (EggNog:ENOG41~CAZy:GH128), with product MAQHSLSPNGRKAGSAGDTALVFWKDHLSWWHDWTPAPSSPKGAGLVPVSMLWGGGNNGPKDAQRLQQFEHLNSTPAYVMGFNEPDCSGADVSANIDVNTGVSLWNSLIAPMGQKGAVLGSSAMCRKKDESWLKQFNQEQITKSWDFTSIHIFKPDMAGVQADIDYYWNTYQKPLWVTGFACVFDQNNFTPCTDQNQINQWISDIVDLFEANEHVFAYAYTDGLGLGSVWPPVNSDGSLSQSGQAYLSAISKYY from the coding sequence ATGGCCCAGCATTCATTATCTCCCAATGGTAGAAAAGCCGGGTCGGCCGGCGACACCGCTCTCGTTTTTTGGAAAGATCACTTGAGTTGGTGGCATGACTGGACACCAGCCCCTTCAAGCCCCAAAGGTGCTGGCCTGGTTCCCGTCTCTATGCTTTGGGGTGGCGGTAACAATGGACCCAAAGACGCTCAGAGGTTGCAACAATTTGAGCATCTCAACTCCACGCCCGCCTATGTCATGGGATTCAATGAGCCTGATTGCTCCGGGGCTGATGTATCTGCAAACATCGACGTCAACACAGGCGTCAGCTTGTGGAACAGTCTGATCGCTCCCATGGGCCAGAAAGGTGCTGTGCTTGGAAGTTCGGCCATGTGTCGCAAGAAGGACGAGTCTTGGCTCAAGCAATTTAACCAGGAGCAAATTACAAAGAGCTGGGATTTCACATCCATTCATATCTTCAAGCCGGACATGGCGGGCGTGCAGGCCGATATCGACTATTACTGGAACACGTATCAGAAGCCACTTTGGGTGACAGGGTTTGCGTGCGTCTTTGACCAAAATAACTTTACTCCATGCACGGATCAGAACCAGATCAACCAGTGGATCAGCGATATTGTAGATCTATTTGAGGCCAACGAGCATGTGTTCGCATATGCATATACTGACGGCCTCGGCTTGGGCTCGGTCTGGCCTCCTGTGAACAGCGATGGAAGTCTCTCTCAGTCGGGCCAGGCATATCTGAGTGCAATTAGcaaatattactaa
- a CDS encoding uncharacterized protein (EggNog:ENOG41) — protein MSVLASKLIAINIVDLQDGSHAITDVHSTNNFDRLAKLEAQVTELSQWKNAMTPIISNSITGSGTASNSGASSDSESDSNQSIGSLDPNSLMVRPAASQKKSNTTVRKSNLPKKQDTDVTSRIMTIIQGYGQNEENDEGSPWLGRVKFEPRVRKHVKANVPIDLVLPAFPWKSVNKVEKVLGAVPDLGEELGLGRLQNLCEDIQAIYPPGAYVTITSDGLVYNDLLGISNEEVYEYGGALRRMAVEKGYDRLKFIRIMNLLGLTDSPHMTKEEYLGCVDDSRKMLVEKYLPADFDARDAILNDADINLTYCGYIIFLSKDMRHSPITAGVTTKREYRTVVKRVAHDMITRGKAFAAVIEDRLPDYVRLSIHRSTGLNKLSFPLVPQPNHFSMTPWHCCIAVTAKGQFRTAHAIELRETHDVIEQNGRPYYYRDRSDVWKWDVPVEFEFFYPRGIYVRAKPAEGEAAPKLGPKELAKIKELGKGFSPVIPTGFA, from the exons ATGTCTGTTCTTGCATCTAAGTTGATTGCTATCAACATTGTTGATTTGCAAGATGGTAGCCATGCCATCACTGATGTCCATTCTACCAACAATTTTGACCGGTTGGCCAAGCTTGAAGCTCAAGTCACCGAGCTCTCTCAGTGGAAGAATGCCATGACTCCTATCATCTCCAACTCCATCACAGGATCAGGGACTGCATCCAATTCTGGGGCTTCATCAGATTCTGAATCAGACTCTAACCAATCTATTGGTTCCCTTGACCCAAATTCTCTTATGGTTCGTCCTGCAGCTTCACAAAAGAAGTCTAACACCACAGTCAGGAAGAGTAATCTTCCCAAGAAACAGGATACTGATGTCACTTCACGTATCATGACTATCATTCAAGGCTACGGCCAGAATGAAGAAAACGATGAGGGCTCGCCCTGGCTGGGTCGTGTCAAATTCGAGCCACGTGTCCGCAAGCACGTAAAGGCGAACGTGCCTATTGACCTTGTTCTACCTGCTTTCCCTTGGAAGAGCGTCAACAAGGTCGAAAAAGTTCTCGGTGCCGTGCCCGATTTGGGTGAAGAGCTAGGGTTGGGACGTCTTCAAAACCTTTGCGAAGATATCCAAGCCATCTATCCCCCTGGAGCCTATGTCACCATCACTTCAGACGGTCTTGTCTACAATGATCTCCTAGGTATTTCCAACGAGGAGGTATACGAGTATGGTGGTGCCCTCCGACGTATGGCTGTTGAGAAGGGCTACGACCGTCTCAAGTTCATCCGAATTATGAACCTTCTAGGTCTTACCGATAGCCCACACATGACTAAGGAGGAGTACCTGGGATGTGTTGATGACTCGCGAAAGATGCTTGTGGAAAAGTATCTCCCTGCAGACTTTGACGCTCGCGACGCTATTCTCAATGACGCCGATATCAACCTCACTTACTGCGGTTACATTATCTTCTTGAGCAAAGATATGCGCCACAGCCCTATTACCGCTGGTGTTACCACCAAGCGAGAATATAGAACTGTTGTTAAGCGAGTTGCCCACGACATGATTACTCGTGGCAAG GCTTTTGCTGCGGTTATCGAAGACCGTCTCCCTGACTACGTTCGATTGTCTATTCACCGATCCACGGGTCTCAACAAGCTGTCCTTCCCTCTCGTTCCACAGCCCAACCACTTTTCCATGACTCCTTGGCATTGCTGCATTGCTGTTACTGCCAAGGGCCAGTTCCGCACTGCTCACGCCATCGAACTGCGTGAGACGCACGACGTAATTGAACAAAACGGTCGGCCTTACTACTACAGAGACCGCTCTGATGTGTGGAAGTGGGATGTGCCTGTTGAATTTGAGTTCTTCTATCCCAGGGGTATCTACGTCAGAGCAAAGCCTGCTGAGGGTGAAGCTGCTCCCAAGTTAGGTCCTAAGGAGCTTGCCAAGATCAAAGAGTTGGGTAAGGGTTTCTCTCCCGTCATTCCTACGGGGTTTGCTTAA